Proteins encoded together in one Acanthopagrus latus isolate v.2019 chromosome 19, fAcaLat1.1, whole genome shotgun sequence window:
- the tnfrsf11a gene encoding tumor necrosis factor receptor superfamily member 11A isoform X2, whose protein sequence is MPRKPQLQRFLRNVVSKSLTCDEKHYEKNSRCCEKCEPGFRVYTHCTDSQPTKCIRCSRGEYQPGWTEEMRCIQQKFCDPGKGFMTRPENPVAEEPCRCDAGLQCYPINCEFCERIPTCSAGQGLEMDPDSTNGRKICVGCKKGFFSEVNSAGQCKPWTNCKAEGRSELQPGSAQADAICGPPVSPAPAPSWVIVSVLSVITVLCLLILLLFCYKDKLKLLSVNLRSCVQNLKRTRIQQETLAPLYHSGAGGGGPGGPKCTPCETSKLICQAPHSPADETLCTFPTSVPDVKVSLPLTEEEGTKGKTQTEAQSEGSGEPEEVSEDEEIASVSPLLAGSCVCIIPIREPLEVGENEDCSQAVSHGTAGTCSCGGLDGDESGKEEKSEIVRSDNSGEKGNGNLETAVSSKCETGVTSLVSLSPPLLHTSAAIPPSSPELCLPLSQAQVRPEFKPHLSDRPLVKQEDFYRLTSTDSTSTDNSAAFTMTSVSPLMTSSSVGDLYLDKPAEASSPEQGQGLSWGDSKGNKLSSVESGLECTPESLHSQLADPTLTSGQVSGNHNTTFISSGQVMNFSGDVIVVYVSQTSLGSDGAGQDDAFGSPVQEEANETAPFFQSCPRSQGDSVSQSTLQDETLPVQEVMEKRPLRK, encoded by the exons ATGCCAAGAAAACCACAACTTCAGCGGTTCCTCCGG AACGTGGTCTCCAAATCTCTCACatgtgatgaaaaacattatgaaaaaaactCAAGATGCTGCGAAAAGTGTGAACCAG GCTTCCGTGTGTATACTCACTGCACTGATTCCCAACCGACTAAATGTATCAGATGCAGTCGTGGTGAATACCAGCCCGGCTGGACTGAAGAGATGCGCTGTATTCAGCAGAAGTTCTGTGACCCAG GGAAGGGTTTCATGACGAGGCCTGAGAACCCAGTGGCGGAGGAGCCGTGCCGATGTGACGCCGGCCTCCAGTGCTACCCCATCAACTGTGAGTTCTGTGAGAGGATACCCACCTGCAGCGCCGGACAGGGACTCGAGATGGACCCTG ATTCTACTAATGGAAGGAAGATTTGCGTTGGGTGTAAGAAAGGCTTCTTCTCTGAGGTCAACAGCGCTGGACAATGCAAACCATGGACTAA CTGTAAGGCTGAGGGCAGGAGTGAACTTCAGCCCGGCAGCGCTCAGGCCGACGCGATTTGTGGACCACCTGTCTCACCTG CTCCAGCGCCCTCCTGGGTTAtagtttctgttctgtcagtCATCACTGTTCTGTgtctcctcatcctgctcctcttctgcTACAAGGACAAACTGAAATTACTCTCTG TGAATCTGCGGTCCTGTGTCCAGAATCTGAAGAGAACTAGGATACAACAG GAGACCCTGGCCCCTCTTTACCACAGTGGAGCCGGAGGAGGCGGTCCAGGAGGCCCCAAATGTACACCGTGCGAAACGAGCAAACTCATCTGTCAAGCACCGCACAGTCCAGCTGATGAGACCCTTTGTACATTCCCCACCTCCGTTCCCGATGTCAAGGTGTCGCTGCCCctcacagaggaagaagggaCCAAGGGGAAGACGCAGACGGAGGCTCAGAGCGAAGGGTCCGGAGAACCGGAGGAGGTGTCGGAAGATGAGGAGATCGCAAGCGTGTCTCCCCTGTTGGCAGGTTCTTGCGTGTGCATCATTCCCATCCGCGAGCCACTGGAAGTAGGGGAGAACGAGGACTGCAGCCAGGCCGTCAGCCACGGGACTGCAGGGACCTGCTCGTGTGGAGGGCTGGACGGAGACGAAAGTGgcaaagaggagaaaagtgaGATTGTAAGGTCCGACAACAGCGGAGAAAAGGGGAATGGAAATCTAGAAACTGCGGTCTCGTCCAAGTGTGAGACAGGTGTTACATCacttgtctctctttctccgcCGCTCCTCCACACCTCCGCCGCAATCCCTCCATCCAGTCCTGAGCTCTGCCTGCCGTTGTCTCAGGCTCAGGTGAGGCCGGAGTTCAAACCTCACCTGAGTGACAGGCCACTGGTAAAACAGGAGGATTTTTACAGGCTGACGAGCACAGACTCCACCTCCACAGATAATAGCGCAGCCTTCACGATGACCTCGGTTAGCCCCTTGATGACTTCCTCATCTGTCGGAGATCTCTACCTGGACAAGCCGGCTGAGGCCTCGAGCCCGGAGCAAGGCCAGGGACTTTCCTGGGGGGACAGCAAGGGAAACAAACTCTCTTCTGTGGAGTCAGGACTGGAGTGCACACCTGAGAGCCTCCATAGTCAGCTGGCTGACCCAACTCTTACCTCAG gtcaGGTGTCCGGGAACCACAACACCACCTTCATCTCCAGTGGTCAGGTGATGAACTTCAGCGGCGACGTGATCGTCGTGTACGTCAGCCAGACATCTCTAGGCAGCGACGGGGCGGGCCAGGACGACGCCTTCGGGAGCCCCGTCCAGGAAGAGGCCAACGAGACAGCCCCGTTTTTCCAGAGCTGCCCGAGGTCACAAGGGGACTCCGTTTCCCAAAGCACCTTGCAAGACGAGACACTGCCAGTCCAGGAAGTGATGGAGAAGCGGCCGCTGCGCAAGTGA
- the tnfrsf11a gene encoding tumor necrosis factor receptor superfamily member 11A isoform X1: MRPNFSTSWIVRGWITCVLVGFYAQNVVSKSLTCDEKHYEKNSRCCEKCEPGFRVYTHCTDSQPTKCIRCSRGEYQPGWTEEMRCIQQKFCDPGKGFMTRPENPVAEEPCRCDAGLQCYPINCEFCERIPTCSAGQGLEMDPDSTNGRKICVGCKKGFFSEVNSAGQCKPWTNCKAEGRSELQPGSAQADAICGPPVSPAPAPSWVIVSVLSVITVLCLLILLLFCYKDKLKLLSVNLRSCVQNLKRTRIQQETLAPLYHSGAGGGGPGGPKCTPCETSKLICQAPHSPADETLCTFPTSVPDVKVSLPLTEEEGTKGKTQTEAQSEGSGEPEEVSEDEEIASVSPLLAGSCVCIIPIREPLEVGENEDCSQAVSHGTAGTCSCGGLDGDESGKEEKSEIVRSDNSGEKGNGNLETAVSSKCETGVTSLVSLSPPLLHTSAAIPPSSPELCLPLSQAQVRPEFKPHLSDRPLVKQEDFYRLTSTDSTSTDNSAAFTMTSVSPLMTSSSVGDLYLDKPAEASSPEQGQGLSWGDSKGNKLSSVESGLECTPESLHSQLADPTLTSGQVSGNHNTTFISSGQVMNFSGDVIVVYVSQTSLGSDGAGQDDAFGSPVQEEANETAPFFQSCPRSQGDSVSQSTLQDETLPVQEVMEKRPLRK, encoded by the exons AACGTGGTCTCCAAATCTCTCACatgtgatgaaaaacattatgaaaaaaactCAAGATGCTGCGAAAAGTGTGAACCAG GCTTCCGTGTGTATACTCACTGCACTGATTCCCAACCGACTAAATGTATCAGATGCAGTCGTGGTGAATACCAGCCCGGCTGGACTGAAGAGATGCGCTGTATTCAGCAGAAGTTCTGTGACCCAG GGAAGGGTTTCATGACGAGGCCTGAGAACCCAGTGGCGGAGGAGCCGTGCCGATGTGACGCCGGCCTCCAGTGCTACCCCATCAACTGTGAGTTCTGTGAGAGGATACCCACCTGCAGCGCCGGACAGGGACTCGAGATGGACCCTG ATTCTACTAATGGAAGGAAGATTTGCGTTGGGTGTAAGAAAGGCTTCTTCTCTGAGGTCAACAGCGCTGGACAATGCAAACCATGGACTAA CTGTAAGGCTGAGGGCAGGAGTGAACTTCAGCCCGGCAGCGCTCAGGCCGACGCGATTTGTGGACCACCTGTCTCACCTG CTCCAGCGCCCTCCTGGGTTAtagtttctgttctgtcagtCATCACTGTTCTGTgtctcctcatcctgctcctcttctgcTACAAGGACAAACTGAAATTACTCTCTG TGAATCTGCGGTCCTGTGTCCAGAATCTGAAGAGAACTAGGATACAACAG GAGACCCTGGCCCCTCTTTACCACAGTGGAGCCGGAGGAGGCGGTCCAGGAGGCCCCAAATGTACACCGTGCGAAACGAGCAAACTCATCTGTCAAGCACCGCACAGTCCAGCTGATGAGACCCTTTGTACATTCCCCACCTCCGTTCCCGATGTCAAGGTGTCGCTGCCCctcacagaggaagaagggaCCAAGGGGAAGACGCAGACGGAGGCTCAGAGCGAAGGGTCCGGAGAACCGGAGGAGGTGTCGGAAGATGAGGAGATCGCAAGCGTGTCTCCCCTGTTGGCAGGTTCTTGCGTGTGCATCATTCCCATCCGCGAGCCACTGGAAGTAGGGGAGAACGAGGACTGCAGCCAGGCCGTCAGCCACGGGACTGCAGGGACCTGCTCGTGTGGAGGGCTGGACGGAGACGAAAGTGgcaaagaggagaaaagtgaGATTGTAAGGTCCGACAACAGCGGAGAAAAGGGGAATGGAAATCTAGAAACTGCGGTCTCGTCCAAGTGTGAGACAGGTGTTACATCacttgtctctctttctccgcCGCTCCTCCACACCTCCGCCGCAATCCCTCCATCCAGTCCTGAGCTCTGCCTGCCGTTGTCTCAGGCTCAGGTGAGGCCGGAGTTCAAACCTCACCTGAGTGACAGGCCACTGGTAAAACAGGAGGATTTTTACAGGCTGACGAGCACAGACTCCACCTCCACAGATAATAGCGCAGCCTTCACGATGACCTCGGTTAGCCCCTTGATGACTTCCTCATCTGTCGGAGATCTCTACCTGGACAAGCCGGCTGAGGCCTCGAGCCCGGAGCAAGGCCAGGGACTTTCCTGGGGGGACAGCAAGGGAAACAAACTCTCTTCTGTGGAGTCAGGACTGGAGTGCACACCTGAGAGCCTCCATAGTCAGCTGGCTGACCCAACTCTTACCTCAG gtcaGGTGTCCGGGAACCACAACACCACCTTCATCTCCAGTGGTCAGGTGATGAACTTCAGCGGCGACGTGATCGTCGTGTACGTCAGCCAGACATCTCTAGGCAGCGACGGGGCGGGCCAGGACGACGCCTTCGGGAGCCCCGTCCAGGAAGAGGCCAACGAGACAGCCCCGTTTTTCCAGAGCTGCCCGAGGTCACAAGGGGACTCCGTTTCCCAAAGCACCTTGCAAGACGAGACACTGCCAGTCCAGGAAGTGATGGAGAAGCGGCCGCTGCGCAAGTGA
- the tnfrsf11a gene encoding tumor necrosis factor receptor superfamily member 11A isoform X4, giving the protein MRCIQQKFCDPGKGFMTRPENPVAEEPCRCDAGLQCYPINCEFCERIPTCSAGQGLEMDPDSTNGRKICVGCKKGFFSEVNSAGQCKPWTNCKAEGRSELQPGSAQADAICGPPVSPAPAPSWVIVSVLSVITVLCLLILLLFCYKDKLKLLSVNLRSCVQNLKRTRIQQETLAPLYHSGAGGGGPGGPKCTPCETSKLICQAPHSPADETLCTFPTSVPDVKVSLPLTEEEGTKGKTQTEAQSEGSGEPEEVSEDEEIASVSPLLAGSCVCIIPIREPLEVGENEDCSQAVSHGTAGTCSCGGLDGDESGKEEKSEIVRSDNSGEKGNGNLETAVSSKCETGVTSLVSLSPPLLHTSAAIPPSSPELCLPLSQAQVRPEFKPHLSDRPLVKQEDFYRLTSTDSTSTDNSAAFTMTSVSPLMTSSSVGDLYLDKPAEASSPEQGQGLSWGDSKGNKLSSVESGLECTPESLHSQLADPTLTSGQVSGNHNTTFISSGQVMNFSGDVIVVYVSQTSLGSDGAGQDDAFGSPVQEEANETAPFFQSCPRSQGDSVSQSTLQDETLPVQEVMEKRPLRK; this is encoded by the exons ATGCGCTGTATTCAGCAGAAGTTCTGTGACCCAG GGAAGGGTTTCATGACGAGGCCTGAGAACCCAGTGGCGGAGGAGCCGTGCCGATGTGACGCCGGCCTCCAGTGCTACCCCATCAACTGTGAGTTCTGTGAGAGGATACCCACCTGCAGCGCCGGACAGGGACTCGAGATGGACCCTG ATTCTACTAATGGAAGGAAGATTTGCGTTGGGTGTAAGAAAGGCTTCTTCTCTGAGGTCAACAGCGCTGGACAATGCAAACCATGGACTAA CTGTAAGGCTGAGGGCAGGAGTGAACTTCAGCCCGGCAGCGCTCAGGCCGACGCGATTTGTGGACCACCTGTCTCACCTG CTCCAGCGCCCTCCTGGGTTAtagtttctgttctgtcagtCATCACTGTTCTGTgtctcctcatcctgctcctcttctgcTACAAGGACAAACTGAAATTACTCTCTG TGAATCTGCGGTCCTGTGTCCAGAATCTGAAGAGAACTAGGATACAACAG GAGACCCTGGCCCCTCTTTACCACAGTGGAGCCGGAGGAGGCGGTCCAGGAGGCCCCAAATGTACACCGTGCGAAACGAGCAAACTCATCTGTCAAGCACCGCACAGTCCAGCTGATGAGACCCTTTGTACATTCCCCACCTCCGTTCCCGATGTCAAGGTGTCGCTGCCCctcacagaggaagaagggaCCAAGGGGAAGACGCAGACGGAGGCTCAGAGCGAAGGGTCCGGAGAACCGGAGGAGGTGTCGGAAGATGAGGAGATCGCAAGCGTGTCTCCCCTGTTGGCAGGTTCTTGCGTGTGCATCATTCCCATCCGCGAGCCACTGGAAGTAGGGGAGAACGAGGACTGCAGCCAGGCCGTCAGCCACGGGACTGCAGGGACCTGCTCGTGTGGAGGGCTGGACGGAGACGAAAGTGgcaaagaggagaaaagtgaGATTGTAAGGTCCGACAACAGCGGAGAAAAGGGGAATGGAAATCTAGAAACTGCGGTCTCGTCCAAGTGTGAGACAGGTGTTACATCacttgtctctctttctccgcCGCTCCTCCACACCTCCGCCGCAATCCCTCCATCCAGTCCTGAGCTCTGCCTGCCGTTGTCTCAGGCTCAGGTGAGGCCGGAGTTCAAACCTCACCTGAGTGACAGGCCACTGGTAAAACAGGAGGATTTTTACAGGCTGACGAGCACAGACTCCACCTCCACAGATAATAGCGCAGCCTTCACGATGACCTCGGTTAGCCCCTTGATGACTTCCTCATCTGTCGGAGATCTCTACCTGGACAAGCCGGCTGAGGCCTCGAGCCCGGAGCAAGGCCAGGGACTTTCCTGGGGGGACAGCAAGGGAAACAAACTCTCTTCTGTGGAGTCAGGACTGGAGTGCACACCTGAGAGCCTCCATAGTCAGCTGGCTGACCCAACTCTTACCTCAG gtcaGGTGTCCGGGAACCACAACACCACCTTCATCTCCAGTGGTCAGGTGATGAACTTCAGCGGCGACGTGATCGTCGTGTACGTCAGCCAGACATCTCTAGGCAGCGACGGGGCGGGCCAGGACGACGCCTTCGGGAGCCCCGTCCAGGAAGAGGCCAACGAGACAGCCCCGTTTTTCCAGAGCTGCCCGAGGTCACAAGGGGACTCCGTTTCCCAAAGCACCTTGCAAGACGAGACACTGCCAGTCCAGGAAGTGATGGAGAAGCGGCCGCTGCGCAAGTGA
- the tnfrsf11a gene encoding tumor necrosis factor receptor superfamily member 11A isoform X3, with product MTRPENPVAEEPCRCDAGLQCYPINCEFCERIPTCSAGQGLEMDPDSTNGRKICVGCKKGFFSEVNSAGQCKPWTNCKAEGRSELQPGSAQADAICGPPVSPAPAPSWVIVSVLSVITVLCLLILLLFCYKDKLKLLSVNLRSCVQNLKRTRIQQETLAPLYHSGAGGGGPGGPKCTPCETSKLICQAPHSPADETLCTFPTSVPDVKVSLPLTEEEGTKGKTQTEAQSEGSGEPEEVSEDEEIASVSPLLAGSCVCIIPIREPLEVGENEDCSQAVSHGTAGTCSCGGLDGDESGKEEKSEIVRSDNSGEKGNGNLETAVSSKCETGVTSLVSLSPPLLHTSAAIPPSSPELCLPLSQAQVRPEFKPHLSDRPLVKQEDFYRLTSTDSTSTDNSAAFTMTSVSPLMTSSSVGDLYLDKPAEASSPEQGQGLSWGDSKGNKLSSVESGLECTPESLHSQLADPTLTSGQVSGNHNTTFISSGQVMNFSGDVIVVYVSQTSLGSDGAGQDDAFGSPVQEEANETAPFFQSCPRSQGDSVSQSTLQDETLPVQEVMEKRPLRK from the exons ATGACGAGGCCTGAGAACCCAGTGGCGGAGGAGCCGTGCCGATGTGACGCCGGCCTCCAGTGCTACCCCATCAACTGTGAGTTCTGTGAGAGGATACCCACCTGCAGCGCCGGACAGGGACTCGAGATGGACCCTG ATTCTACTAATGGAAGGAAGATTTGCGTTGGGTGTAAGAAAGGCTTCTTCTCTGAGGTCAACAGCGCTGGACAATGCAAACCATGGACTAA CTGTAAGGCTGAGGGCAGGAGTGAACTTCAGCCCGGCAGCGCTCAGGCCGACGCGATTTGTGGACCACCTGTCTCACCTG CTCCAGCGCCCTCCTGGGTTAtagtttctgttctgtcagtCATCACTGTTCTGTgtctcctcatcctgctcctcttctgcTACAAGGACAAACTGAAATTACTCTCTG TGAATCTGCGGTCCTGTGTCCAGAATCTGAAGAGAACTAGGATACAACAG GAGACCCTGGCCCCTCTTTACCACAGTGGAGCCGGAGGAGGCGGTCCAGGAGGCCCCAAATGTACACCGTGCGAAACGAGCAAACTCATCTGTCAAGCACCGCACAGTCCAGCTGATGAGACCCTTTGTACATTCCCCACCTCCGTTCCCGATGTCAAGGTGTCGCTGCCCctcacagaggaagaagggaCCAAGGGGAAGACGCAGACGGAGGCTCAGAGCGAAGGGTCCGGAGAACCGGAGGAGGTGTCGGAAGATGAGGAGATCGCAAGCGTGTCTCCCCTGTTGGCAGGTTCTTGCGTGTGCATCATTCCCATCCGCGAGCCACTGGAAGTAGGGGAGAACGAGGACTGCAGCCAGGCCGTCAGCCACGGGACTGCAGGGACCTGCTCGTGTGGAGGGCTGGACGGAGACGAAAGTGgcaaagaggagaaaagtgaGATTGTAAGGTCCGACAACAGCGGAGAAAAGGGGAATGGAAATCTAGAAACTGCGGTCTCGTCCAAGTGTGAGACAGGTGTTACATCacttgtctctctttctccgcCGCTCCTCCACACCTCCGCCGCAATCCCTCCATCCAGTCCTGAGCTCTGCCTGCCGTTGTCTCAGGCTCAGGTGAGGCCGGAGTTCAAACCTCACCTGAGTGACAGGCCACTGGTAAAACAGGAGGATTTTTACAGGCTGACGAGCACAGACTCCACCTCCACAGATAATAGCGCAGCCTTCACGATGACCTCGGTTAGCCCCTTGATGACTTCCTCATCTGTCGGAGATCTCTACCTGGACAAGCCGGCTGAGGCCTCGAGCCCGGAGCAAGGCCAGGGACTTTCCTGGGGGGACAGCAAGGGAAACAAACTCTCTTCTGTGGAGTCAGGACTGGAGTGCACACCTGAGAGCCTCCATAGTCAGCTGGCTGACCCAACTCTTACCTCAG gtcaGGTGTCCGGGAACCACAACACCACCTTCATCTCCAGTGGTCAGGTGATGAACTTCAGCGGCGACGTGATCGTCGTGTACGTCAGCCAGACATCTCTAGGCAGCGACGGGGCGGGCCAGGACGACGCCTTCGGGAGCCCCGTCCAGGAAGAGGCCAACGAGACAGCCCCGTTTTTCCAGAGCTGCCCGAGGTCACAAGGGGACTCCGTTTCCCAAAGCACCTTGCAAGACGAGACACTGCCAGTCCAGGAAGTGATGGAGAAGCGGCCGCTGCGCAAGTGA
- the si:dkey-73n8.3 gene encoding retinol dehydrogenase 11, translating to MQALRSLFIPKWSSDVRLDGKTAVVTGANVGIGKETAKDLAGRGVRVILACRDMAKGEQAARDIMREVRGAKVVARQLDLADTKSICHFAENIYNTEKALHYLVNNAGVAMCPYGTTADGYEMQFGVNHLGHFFLTFLLLDLLKHSAPSRVVNLSSAAHALGKIQFDDLSSEKGYHPVRAYAQSKLANILFTRELAKRTEVLGVMAYSVDPGIVNTEITRHLMRPIGELVKNFGFLVKSPAEGAYTSIYCIVTPENQMLTGGYYKDCAIAESSRAGQDDGTALKLWAVSCRLLGIRWR from the exons ATGCAAGCACTCAG GTCTCTGTTTATCCCCAAGTGGTCCTCGGACGTGCGTCTGGACGGGAAGACAGCTGTAGTAACGGGGGCCAACGTTGGAATAGGCAAAGAGACGGCTAAAGATCTGGCCGGCAGAG GTGTGCGGGTGATTTTGGCGTGCAGAGACATGGCGAAGGGAGAGCAGGCTGCCCGTGACATCATGAGGGAGGTGCGGGGGGCCAAGGTAGTCGCCAGGCAACTGGATCTGGCTGACACCAAATCGATCTGCCACTTCGCTGAGAATATCTACAACA ctgaGAAGGCTCTCCACTACCTGGTCAACAACGCAGGCGTGGCCATGTGCCCGTATGGAACAACGGCGGACGGGTACGAGATGCAGTTTGGAGTCAATCACCTGG GTCATTTCTTCCTGACCTTTCTGTTGCTGGACCTGCTGAAGCACTCGGCCCCATCCCGGGTCGTCAACTTGTCATCGGCGGCTCACGCCCTGGGTAAGATCCAGTTCGATGACCTAAGCAGTGAGAAGGGCTACCATCCCGTCCGGGCCTACGCGCAAAGCAAGCTGGCCAACATCCTGTTTACCAGAGAGCTGGCCAAAAGGACTGAGG TTTTAGGTGTGATGGCCTACTCTGTGGACCCCGGCATTGTGAACACTGAGATCACGAGGCACCTGATGCGTCCCATCGGGGAGCTCGTCAAGAACTTCGGTTTTCTGGTCAAGAGCCCAGCAGAGGGAGCCTACACCAGCATCTACTGCATCGTCACTCCTGAGAACCAGATGCTCACCGGGGGATACTACAA GGATTGTGCCATTGCAGAGAGCTCCAGGGCAGGTCAGGACGACGGCACCGCCTTAAAGCTGTGGGCCGTGAGCTGCCGCCTGCTCGGCATCCGCTGGAGATAA
- the zgc:112332 gene encoding retinol dehydrogenase 12 isoform X1 — MRQLAPDWPSPGYCDDRARRGGEDMTSTKKITKHPSDGLTVGRIGRGEVSALLKNKRKKKSGASLCFLRWRYLAVRWGRMSCRSVCCNRWSCEERLDGKTVIITGANTGIGKETARDLARRGARIVMACRDLERAEEARTDILEDTGNENLVIRKLDLSDTKSIRAFAELINKEEKQVNILINNAGIMMCPHSKTVDGFEMQLGVNHLGHFLLTYLLLDLIKRSAPARIIVVASVAHTWTGLHLDDINSERSYDPMKAYGQSKLANVLFARSLAKRLQGTGVSVFSLHPGVVQSDLWRHQHQCIQVAVKIFRIFTKTTVEGAQTTIYCAVEPQLDSQSGGYFSDCAAARCSRAASDDDSAQKLWEISCNLLGITWE, encoded by the exons ATGCGTCAGCTCGCTCCTGATTGGCCCAGCCCGGGATATTGTGATGACAGAGCGCGGCGGGGTGGAGAAGACATGACAAGCAcgaaaaaaataacaaaacacccCAGTGATGGACTAACTGTTGGCAGGATCGGACGAGGTGAAGTCAGTGCtttgctgaaaaacaaaagaaaaaaaaaaagtggcgcTTCCCTGTGTTTCCTGAGGTGGAGATATCTGGCTGTTAGGTGGGGGAGAATGTCCTGCAG gAGTGTGTGCTGTAACCGCTGGTCATGTGAGGAGAGGTTGGATGGGAAAACGGTCATCATCACCGGGGCCAACACCGGCATCGGGAAGGAGACGGCCAGGGACCTGGCGAGAAGAG GAGCGCGCATCGTGATGGCGTGCAGGGACTtggagagggcagaggaggcACGGACGGACATTTTGGAAGACACAGGAAACGAGAACCTGGTCATCAGGAAGCTGGATCTGTCCGACACCAAGTCCATCAGAGCGTTTGCCGAACTCATCAACAAAG AGGAGAAGCAAGTGAATATCCTCATAAACAATGCGGGCATCATGATGTGTCCCCACTCCAAGACTGTCGACGGCTTTGAAATGCAGCTGGGAGTCAATCATTTGG gtcacttcctgttaacTTACCTGCTGCTTGACCTCATCAAGCGGTCGGCTCCCGCCCGTATCATCGTCGTGGCATCGGTGGCGCACACCTGGACCGGGCTTCATCTGGATGACATCAACAGCGAAAGGAGTTACGATCCCATGAAGGCCTACGGGCAGAGCAAGCTGGCTAATGTCCTCTTTGCACGCTCCCTTGCCAAACGGTTACAAG GTACGGGGGTGAGCGTCTTCTCCCTGCACCCGGGGGTGGTGCAGTCCGACCTGTGGAGGCACCAGCACCAGTGCATCCAGGTGGCCGTGAAGATCTTCCGGATTTTCACCAAGACAACAGTGGAGGGAGCGCAGACCACCATCTACTGTGCTGTGGAGCCACAGCTGGACAGCCAGAGCGGCGGGTACTTCAG CGACTGCGCCGCCGCGAGGTGCTCCAGGGCCGCCTCCGACGACGACTCCGCCCAGAAACTGTGGGAGATCAGCTGCAACCTGCTCGGCATCACCTGGGAGTGA
- the zgc:112332 gene encoding retinol dehydrogenase 12 isoform X2 encodes MRQLAPDWPSPGYCDDRARRGGEDMTSTKKITKHPSDGLTVGRIGRGEVSALLKNKRKKKSGASLCFLRWRYLAVRWGRMSCRSVCCNRWSCEERLDGKTVIITGANTGIGKETARDLARRGARIVMACRDLERAEEARTDILEDTGNENLVIRKLDLSDTKSIRAFAELINKEEKQVNILINNAGIMMCPHSKTVDGFEMQLGVNHLGTGVSVFSLHPGVVQSDLWRHQHQCIQVAVKIFRIFTKTTVEGAQTTIYCAVEPQLDSQSGGYFSDCAAARCSRAASDDDSAQKLWEISCNLLGITWE; translated from the exons ATGCGTCAGCTCGCTCCTGATTGGCCCAGCCCGGGATATTGTGATGACAGAGCGCGGCGGGGTGGAGAAGACATGACAAGCAcgaaaaaaataacaaaacacccCAGTGATGGACTAACTGTTGGCAGGATCGGACGAGGTGAAGTCAGTGCtttgctgaaaaacaaaagaaaaaaaaaaagtggcgcTTCCCTGTGTTTCCTGAGGTGGAGATATCTGGCTGTTAGGTGGGGGAGAATGTCCTGCAG gAGTGTGTGCTGTAACCGCTGGTCATGTGAGGAGAGGTTGGATGGGAAAACGGTCATCATCACCGGGGCCAACACCGGCATCGGGAAGGAGACGGCCAGGGACCTGGCGAGAAGAG GAGCGCGCATCGTGATGGCGTGCAGGGACTtggagagggcagaggaggcACGGACGGACATTTTGGAAGACACAGGAAACGAGAACCTGGTCATCAGGAAGCTGGATCTGTCCGACACCAAGTCCATCAGAGCGTTTGCCGAACTCATCAACAAAG AGGAGAAGCAAGTGAATATCCTCATAAACAATGCGGGCATCATGATGTGTCCCCACTCCAAGACTGTCGACGGCTTTGAAATGCAGCTGGGAGTCAATCATTTGG GTACGGGGGTGAGCGTCTTCTCCCTGCACCCGGGGGTGGTGCAGTCCGACCTGTGGAGGCACCAGCACCAGTGCATCCAGGTGGCCGTGAAGATCTTCCGGATTTTCACCAAGACAACAGTGGAGGGAGCGCAGACCACCATCTACTGTGCTGTGGAGCCACAGCTGGACAGCCAGAGCGGCGGGTACTTCAG CGACTGCGCCGCCGCGAGGTGCTCCAGGGCCGCCTCCGACGACGACTCCGCCCAGAAACTGTGGGAGATCAGCTGCAACCTGCTCGGCATCACCTGGGAGTGA
- the sec61g gene encoding protein transport protein Sec61 subunit gamma: protein MDQVMQFVEPSRQFVKDSIRLVKRCTKPDRKEFQKIAMATAIGFAIMGFIGFFVKLIHIPINNIIVGG, encoded by the exons ATGGACCAGGTAATGCAGTTTGTTGAGCCCAGCCGGCAGTTCGTCAAAGACTCAATCAGGCTAGTGAAGAGGTGCACAAAACCCGACAGAAAAG AATTCCAGAAAATTGCCATGGCCACAGCGATCGGGTTTGCCATCATGGGTTTCATCGGTTTCTTCGTCAAACTCATCCACATCCCCATCAACAACATCATTGT GGGTGGTTAA